One window from the genome of Variovorax sp. PAMC26660 encodes:
- a CDS encoding Zn-dependent hydrolase, with protein MNAVVDNHTLTINGERLWNSLMELARIGATPKGGVKRLALTDLDKEGRDLVVSWGKEAGLSITVDKIGNVFMRREGTNPALPPIVSGSHIDTQPTGGKFDGNYGVLSALEVVRTLNDQGIRTEAPIEVAFWTNEEGSRFVPVMMGSGVFCGAFSLEHAYAAKDTEGKTVREELERIGYVGSQTPGDHPIGAYFEAHIEQGPVLEDAGKVIGVVPAVLGLSWYDCVVTGMEAHAGPTPMHLRRDAMQVATRIMQEVVAIALRYQPYGRGTVGMVQVHPNSRNVIPGQVKFSVDLRNVNDELLDRMHAEILAFVERTGRETGLGVTIERVSYIPPCPFHPDCVEAVRRATEKLGYSTMDVVSGAGHDAIYAARLAPAGMIFVPCKDGISHNEIEDAQPDHLTAGCNVLLHAMLERAKRVD; from the coding sequence ATGAATGCAGTCGTGGACAACCACACGTTGACGATCAATGGCGAGCGTCTGTGGAACTCGCTGATGGAACTGGCGCGCATCGGCGCCACCCCCAAGGGCGGCGTCAAGCGGCTGGCCCTGACCGACCTCGACAAGGAAGGCCGCGACCTCGTGGTGTCGTGGGGCAAGGAAGCAGGGCTGAGCATCACGGTCGACAAGATCGGCAATGTCTTCATGCGCCGCGAAGGCACCAACCCCGCGCTGCCGCCCATCGTGTCGGGCAGCCACATCGACACCCAGCCGACCGGCGGCAAGTTCGACGGCAACTACGGCGTGCTGTCGGCGCTGGAAGTGGTGCGCACGCTGAACGACCAGGGCATTCGCACCGAAGCGCCCATCGAGGTCGCGTTCTGGACCAATGAAGAAGGCTCGCGCTTCGTGCCGGTGATGATGGGCTCGGGCGTCTTCTGCGGCGCGTTCAGCCTCGAACACGCCTATGCCGCGAAAGACACCGAAGGCAAGACGGTGCGCGAGGAGCTGGAGCGCATCGGCTACGTCGGCAGCCAGACGCCGGGAGACCACCCCATCGGCGCCTACTTCGAGGCCCACATCGAGCAGGGTCCGGTACTGGAAGACGCGGGCAAAGTGATCGGCGTGGTGCCTGCGGTGCTCGGCCTTTCGTGGTACGACTGCGTGGTCACCGGCATGGAAGCGCATGCGGGCCCGACGCCGATGCACCTGCGCCGCGACGCGATGCAGGTGGCGACGCGGATCATGCAGGAGGTGGTGGCCATCGCACTGCGCTACCAACCCTACGGGCGCGGCACGGTCGGCATGGTGCAGGTGCACCCGAACAGCCGCAACGTGATTCCGGGGCAGGTGAAGTTCTCGGTCGACCTGCGCAACGTGAACGACGAATTGCTCGACCGCATGCACGCCGAGATCCTCGCGTTCGTCGAGCGCACCGGCCGCGAGACCGGGCTGGGCGTGACCATCGAACGCGTGTCGTACATCCCGCCCTGCCCCTTCCACCCCGACTGCGTGGAGGCCGTGCGCCGCGCGACCGAAAAGCTCGGCTACTCGACCATGGACGTGGTCTCGGGCGCGGGCCACGACGCGATCTATGCGGCGCGGCTCGCACCGGCCGGCATGATCTTCGTGCCGTGCAAGGACGGCATCAGCCACAACGAGATCGAGGACGCGCAGCCCGACCACCTGACGGCCGGCTGCAACGTGCTGCTGCACGCGATGCTCGAACGCGCGAAGCGCGTCGACTGA
- a CDS encoding NUDIX domain-containing protein — MTTRTPETPQKPAAPRPVRAAATLIVLRDEGRGLEVLMLRRAEKANDQNSGASVFPGGVIDAHDRSLHTQCSGLDDAAASKRLAVPEGGLDYYAAAIRECFEEAGVLFATDPSGALVRLDGLPPEQLAAMRDAAVQGTDALLALCAEHGWQLAVDRLTYFTHWLTPPGMPRRFDTRFFLAPMPAGQSVRPDGSETVEHMWLKPAEAVDPARGLKLMNVTRRILEQLAQFASADDVIAHARGLRHIPRVMPRLASGPAGLRPVNMEEPAYDEISLVDPDGKGHGRYAHEAGLVMRLSAQIVRVTGAAADALAHSYFVGTAGGDCALIDPVPADAAHVETLRAAAPGRVRWILWTQASAGPSVHAHDALAAAWPEASMAQPAPGEELTVGDARLRVLPGTGDEQARRFLLVEEHTLFTGTAPQPVAGDDGTGNIEWIAPGQGFVRRVLNGV; from the coding sequence ATGACTACAAGAACACCGGAGACTCCGCAGAAACCCGCAGCGCCGCGCCCTGTGCGCGCCGCGGCCACGCTCATCGTGCTGCGTGACGAGGGCCGCGGCCTCGAAGTGCTGATGCTGCGCCGGGCCGAGAAGGCCAACGACCAGAACAGCGGCGCGAGCGTGTTCCCCGGCGGCGTGATCGATGCGCACGACCGCAGCCTGCACACGCAATGCAGCGGGCTGGACGATGCCGCCGCGAGCAAGCGCCTGGCAGTGCCCGAAGGCGGCCTCGACTACTACGCGGCCGCGATCCGCGAATGCTTCGAAGAAGCTGGCGTGCTGTTCGCCACCGATCCGTCAGGCGCGCTGGTGAGGCTCGATGGCCTGCCACCCGAGCAGCTCGCGGCCATGCGCGATGCGGCCGTGCAGGGCACCGATGCGCTGCTCGCCCTGTGTGCGGAACACGGCTGGCAACTCGCGGTCGACAGGTTGACCTACTTCACCCACTGGCTCACGCCGCCGGGCATGCCCCGCCGCTTCGACACCCGCTTCTTTCTTGCACCGATGCCCGCCGGGCAGAGCGTGCGGCCCGATGGCAGCGAGACCGTCGAGCACATGTGGCTGAAGCCCGCCGAGGCGGTCGACCCGGCGCGCGGCCTCAAGCTGATGAACGTGACGCGCAGGATCCTGGAGCAGCTTGCGCAGTTCGCGAGCGCGGACGACGTCATCGCGCATGCGCGCGGCCTTCGGCACATCCCCCGCGTCATGCCGCGGCTGGCCAGCGGGCCGGCGGGGCTGCGGCCGGTGAACATGGAAGAGCCGGCGTATGACGAGATCAGCCTCGTCGATCCGGACGGCAAAGGCCACGGCCGCTATGCGCACGAGGCCGGCCTTGTCATGCGCCTGTCCGCGCAGATCGTGCGTGTGACGGGCGCGGCGGCGGACGCATTGGCCCACAGCTACTTCGTGGGCACGGCGGGCGGCGATTGCGCGCTCATCGATCCGGTGCCGGCGGATGCGGCCCATGTCGAAACGCTGCGCGCGGCGGCGCCAGGCCGGGTCCGCTGGATTCTGTGGACACAGGCATCGGCCGGACCATCGGTGCATGCACACGACGCGCTTGCAGCCGCATGGCCCGAGGCGTCGATGGCGCAGCCGGCGCCGGGCGAAGAACTCACCGTGGGCGACGCGAGACTGCGGGTACTGCCCGGCACCGGGGACGAACAGGCGCGCCGGTTTCTTCTGGTGGAAGAGCACACGCTCTTCACCGGCACCGCCCCACAACCCGTGGCCGGCGACGACGGCACGGGCAACATCGAATGGATCGCGCCCGGCCAGGGTTTCGTGCGGCGCGTGTTGAACGGCGTGTAG
- a CDS encoding acyl-CoA dehydrogenase family protein has translation MHFEFTPKVIALRDELLKFMDEYVYPNEKRREEELAANALAGRPYAELPMMAGLKAKARERGLWNLFLPESEHGPGLTNVEYAPLCEIMGRRYWCAEIFNCSAPDTGNMEVLARYGTKAQQDRWLTPLLAGEIRSSFAMTEPEVASSDATNIRCSIRREGNEYVINGRKWYITGAMNERCEIFVLMGKTDPDNADRHRQQSMVLVPKNTPGVTIVRDMQLLGMYDPPFGHPEIVFDNVRVPVENILLGEGRGFEIAQGRLGPGRIHHCMRAIGMAESALEMMCQRLVSRTAFHKLLSEQGVWRERIAESRMLIEQSRWMVLNAAYRMDTVGNKVAAKEIAMIKVLTPNNCVKVIDWAMQAFGAMGLSQDTLLTHFYAYERHLRVADGPDEVHRNAIARQELAAYQ, from the coding sequence ATGCATTTCGAATTCACACCCAAGGTGATCGCGCTGCGCGACGAGCTGTTGAAGTTCATGGACGAATATGTCTACCCGAACGAAAAGCGCCGCGAGGAAGAGCTGGCCGCCAACGCGCTTGCCGGCCGCCCCTATGCCGAGCTGCCGATGATGGCCGGCCTCAAGGCCAAGGCGCGCGAGCGCGGACTGTGGAACCTGTTCCTGCCCGAGTCGGAACACGGGCCGGGCCTGACCAACGTCGAGTACGCGCCGCTGTGCGAGATCATGGGCCGGCGCTACTGGTGCGCCGAGATATTCAACTGCTCCGCACCCGACACCGGCAACATGGAGGTGCTGGCGCGCTACGGCACCAAGGCCCAGCAAGACCGCTGGCTCACGCCGCTGCTTGCGGGAGAGATCCGCTCCTCGTTCGCGATGACCGAGCCCGAAGTGGCATCGAGCGACGCCACCAACATCCGCTGCAGCATCCGCCGCGAAGGCAACGAGTACGTCATCAACGGCCGCAAGTGGTACATCACCGGCGCCATGAACGAGCGCTGCGAAATCTTCGTGCTGATGGGCAAGACCGACCCCGACAACGCCGACCGCCACAGGCAGCAGTCGATGGTGCTGGTGCCCAAGAACACGCCCGGCGTGACCATCGTGCGCGACATGCAACTCCTCGGCATGTACGACCCGCCGTTCGGCCATCCCGAGATCGTGTTCGACAACGTGCGCGTGCCGGTCGAGAACATCCTGCTCGGCGAAGGCCGTGGCTTCGAGATCGCGCAAGGCCGCCTCGGCCCCGGCCGCATCCACCACTGCATGCGTGCCATCGGCATGGCCGAGTCGGCGCTGGAGATGATGTGCCAGCGGCTGGTGTCGCGCACCGCCTTCCACAAGCTGCTGTCGGAGCAGGGCGTGTGGCGCGAGCGCATTGCCGAGTCGCGCATGCTGATCGAACAGTCGCGCTGGATGGTGCTGAACGCGGCCTACCGCATGGACACGGTCGGCAACAAGGTCGCCGCGAAAGAGATCGCGATGATCAAGGTGCTGACGCCCAACAACTGCGTCAAGGTGATCGACTGGGCGATGCAGGCCTTCGGCGCGATGGGCCTGAGCCAGGACACGCTGCTCACGCATTTCTACGCCTACGAGCGCCACCTGCGCGTGGCCGACGGCCCCGACGAGGTGCACCGCAACGCCATCGCCAGGCAAGAACTGGCGGCGTACCAGTAA
- the hydA gene encoding dihydropyrimidinase, whose product MTVLIRGGTVVNADAEHRADVLCQGDKILHVGTDLQVPTGAEVIDAGGAYVMPGGIDPHTHMQLPFMGTVAADDFFSGTAAGLAGGTTSIIDFVIPDPKQSLMDAFRMWRGWAEKSAGDYSFHVAVTWWNDSVHADMGTLVREHGVNSFKHFMAYKNAIMADDEILVKSFQRSLELGAMPTVHAENGELVAMLQQQLLAQGIRGPEGHPLSRPPMVEAEAANRAIAIAEVLGVPIYVVHVSCGEALEAITRARARGQRVYGEVLAGHLVVDESAYRDPDFARAAAHVMSPPFRSRENQAMLWRGLQGGNLHTTATDHCTFCADQKAAGRDDFTKIPNGCGGVEERMAVLWDAGVNAGRLTPSEFVRVTSTNAAQLFNLYPRKGVIQAGADADIVVWDPKATKTLSVKTQHSKSDFNIFEGREVTGVPKHTVSAGRWVYRDGDLRAEPGTGRYLKRPPFAPMFTALERFKHQHTPTAVVRTDAPAH is encoded by the coding sequence ATGACCGTACTCATTCGCGGTGGCACGGTGGTCAACGCCGATGCCGAGCACCGTGCCGACGTGCTCTGCCAGGGGGACAAGATCCTCCATGTCGGCACCGACCTGCAGGTGCCGACCGGCGCCGAGGTGATCGACGCCGGCGGCGCCTACGTGATGCCTGGTGGCATCGACCCGCACACCCACATGCAGTTGCCCTTCATGGGCACGGTCGCGGCCGACGACTTCTTCAGCGGCACGGCGGCGGGGCTGGCCGGCGGCACCACCAGCATCATCGACTTCGTGATTCCCGATCCGAAGCAATCGCTGATGGACGCCTTTCGCATGTGGCGCGGTTGGGCCGAAAAATCCGCCGGCGACTACAGCTTTCACGTGGCCGTGACCTGGTGGAACGACAGCGTGCATGCCGACATGGGCACGCTGGTGCGCGAACATGGCGTGAACAGCTTCAAGCACTTCATGGCCTACAAGAACGCGATCATGGCCGACGACGAGATCCTGGTGAAGAGCTTCCAGCGCTCGCTGGAACTCGGTGCCATGCCCACGGTGCATGCCGAGAATGGCGAGCTGGTCGCGATGCTTCAGCAGCAACTGCTGGCACAGGGCATTCGCGGCCCCGAGGGCCATCCGCTGTCGCGCCCGCCGATGGTCGAGGCCGAGGCGGCCAATCGCGCCATTGCCATCGCCGAGGTGCTGGGCGTGCCGATCTACGTGGTGCATGTGTCGTGCGGCGAGGCACTCGAAGCCATCACCCGCGCCCGCGCGCGCGGCCAGCGTGTGTACGGCGAAGTGCTGGCCGGCCACCTCGTGGTCGACGAGAGCGCTTACCGCGATCCGGATTTCGCGCGCGCCGCCGCCCATGTGATGAGCCCGCCCTTCCGCTCGCGCGAGAACCAGGCCATGCTGTGGCGCGGCCTGCAGGGCGGCAACCTGCACACCACGGCCACCGACCACTGCACCTTCTGCGCAGATCAGAAAGCCGCCGGCCGCGACGACTTCACGAAGATCCCCAACGGCTGCGGTGGTGTGGAAGAACGCATGGCCGTGTTGTGGGATGCCGGCGTCAATGCGGGCCGGCTCACGCCTTCGGAGTTCGTGCGCGTCACCTCGACCAACGCGGCGCAGTTGTTCAACCTGTATCCGCGCAAGGGCGTCATTCAAGCCGGGGCCGATGCCGACATCGTGGTGTGGGACCCGAAGGCCACCAAGACCCTGTCGGTGAAGACGCAGCACTCCAAGAGCGACTTCAACATCTTCGAAGGCCGCGAAGTGACGGGCGTGCCGAAGCACACCGTGAGCGCGGGCCGCTGGGTCTACCGCGACGGCGACCTGCGCGCCGAGCCGGGCACCGGCCGCTACCTCAAGCGCCCGCCCTTCGCACCGATGTTCACCGCGCTGGAGCGCTTCAAGCACCAGCACACACCCACGGCCGTCGTGCGCACCGACGCACCGGCCCACTGA